TTCTCCCAAGACAATTTGTAAATAAGCAACCAATAAAAAAGCCAGGGGAATTGCCAACGAATGCGCTAAGGTTTCTGTCGCCGAACGCGAAAATGGGAGTTGAACAATCACACGGGTGACAACAATCGCCATTGTATTTTCGCCCACCCAACCCAGGGCCAAACTTGAAAGAGTGATGCCTAATTGGGTCGTTGAAAGAAGCCGGTCAATGTTGCGCTGTAAATCTTGAACCGTTTTTGCTAAGGGATCGCCGGCATCTGCCAATTGGTTAATCCGAGAACGCCTAACCGAAACTATCGAAAATTCCGCCGTTACAAAAAACGCATTGATGGCAATTAAAACCAACACCGAAACCAAACGTAGCAAAATATCCGTGCCGGTAAAATCCCCAGGCGTTGCCGAACTGCCAAAACAAGCATTTGCCCCTACTATTAAAAAAGCAGAGGCAAGCATCCAATGAAGACAAAAACCCTTTATACGACGCACTGATTTTATACCGTTTTTCTTGATCGCCTGATGTTTGTTTTAGCAAACTCCAAGCAATGCTGGCCTCAATATTTTGCCATCTTTTGCAAGAACTTAGCCGTCGCCAATGGGAATGGCAGCAACTTCGAGTTGTAACTGTTGGGCTGGATAATCGGTGAGTTTAAGAGAAAGTTTTTTAGCTTTTTGTACTAAAGAGCTTGGTATCTTTACAGTGCCAGAAAACGCTTCCCCATTAGCCGGCAATTCTCCGGGTAATCCTTCAGTAGTTGCATTTAAAACTTGACCTTGCTCATCTTTCACTTCCAGCAACGAATACAAAAAGCGAACCGATGAACTGCTTTCATTTTTAAGGCTGAGATTCAGCGTCACTGAATCATCAGAAGATTTCACCTCCGCCACCGACAGCGTAATGCCACCTTGTTGAGCCGTTAAAGGAAAATTGCCTTCGTTTTCTTGAGCAGATTCGTTGCCCTCTTTTGATTTGGGTGTTTCTTTTCCCTCTGACTTTTGCTCATTTTTTTCGGGTTTGGCTCCTTTGCCGCTGGTGATGGCGTCAACTTTTTTGAGAATATCCGCTTCTTTGAGAATCACCATTTCTTCTCGACCGCTTGGAGTGCCTTTGCGGCTGCCAATATTATTGGTGGGGCGAACATCAGGTTGGGTAATGCCTTTAAGCGCTTCACGCCCCAAAGCATAGCCCCAATTGCCGCTCACCATACCGGCACCAAACATCAAAATCAGCAGAACAAAAGTAAGCGCCACAGTTGGATTCAACTTCATGGTTTTAATGGGATCACCAAACAAAAACAGCAGTTGTACAAAAATTAACTTTCATTATAAATTCTAAAGGCAAACGGCCAAGTCGGGATATTTTTTCGCTCGACAGCACTTGTCAAAGGCCGGTGAGTTCTGCTATGCTTATCTCATAGCAAAAATAACTGTTATAGTTAAACAGCGGCAGTTGGCCGAGCGGTTTAGGCGGCGAGCTCATAATTCGTTATAGGCAGGTTCAACTCCTGCACTGCCGATTTTACAAATTCAATAAACCGTTATCTAACTCCCAATGGCAGTTTGGACAAAGCACTGCTATATTGCTTCTGTGATTAACCTCCCCCACCAGAGCGCTCACATCAAAGTCTTTGAGTGCTTGAATGTGGCAAATTTCAACGTGCTTATTGTAACCGCATACTTCACAAGTTCCGATGTTTTGATATAATTTCCGGGCGTGTTCTCTGACTCGACAATATTTACTGGCTTTGTTAGTCTTGCAAATTACGTCGGAGAGTGTTCTATTTCCAAATTCTCTGGCTTGGCGACATTCAGCACAGTAAACATATTTGCGATGGATAGAAACACCGCATTGCTGGCATTTTCCCGATATTTCTCTCTTGGCCGACATCCGATTGTGAAAAGAAGTGGCACAACTCCGCGAACAAAAATGATTAGGGCTTTTTTGAATTTCGCTAATTTTTTTTAAAAAAAGTACGCCACATTGCAAGCATTTGACCTCAACAGGTTTTTCTCTTTTTGCCCTCATTACATTGTCAAATTTATAAAAAACCCCGGCACTCCTCAATAAAGCGCCGGCTTTATTTCAACAAATCTTAAGGCACCATTGGAATCCCAAAATTTAACTGTGTTCCCAACGGACTGCCACCGCCAGAAAAACCCGGTTGTGAGAAAATTGAAGTATTATAAGGATTCGGTAAATCAGGAGTCCGAATCACCGGATCGCTCGACACTTGCTGATTCATAGCATCAACATAAAGATTATGAATCGCTCTACCATCCCGCATAATTTCATTTTCTGTAAACGAATTGCGGAAAATTACCCCAGGGCCCAAAATAAATTTAATTTGCCCCCAAGGTGAACGATTTTGCCAAAAAGGTTTAGCATTGTCATAAAAAGCTTGGTTGAATTCTTCGGCTAGTCTCCCCGATTGAGCCGCGTCTTGAGCTACTGCCGGCTTGCTCATTCCAGCAGCATTCACTACAACACATAAACTCAAAACCCCGATTAAGCATTTAAAAGGCCGGCCCATAAAAAACTCCTCAAATTTTCCCTCTATCTTAGCTCAGCCTATCGTGGCACAATAACAAAAGTCTTAATATTGTGTACCCAATTAATGAACGATCTTTGCGTGGCTAGTGCCGACCTAACAACGCTGCGCCGGCAACTCTTGGATTTATTTTGCAAACTCGCTTACCGCGAAGGCGATTTCCTGCTTTCTTCTGGCCAGCGCAGTTCCTACTACATCAACGGCAAACTGGTAACACTCCATCCCCAAGGTGCTTTAGCCACCGGACGCTTAATTTTATCCATGCTTCCCCAAGATACCGAAGCTGTGGCCGGTTTAACCTTGGGCGCCGATCCTGTGGTAACGGCGGTAAGTGTGGTTTCGGCCTATGAAAACCGGCCTATCCCCGCTTTAATTATCCGCAAAGAAGCCAAAGGACACGGTACCCAAGCTTATATTGAAGGGCCGGTTTTGCCTGCCGGTGCAAAAGTTGTAGTCCTCGAAGATGTCGTCACCACCGGCGCATCTGCCATGAAAGCCGTTGAACGTTTGCGCGATGCCGGTTACACTGCCGATCAAGTTATTTCCCTCATCGACCGGCAACAAGGCGGTGCTGAATTTTATCAATCCGTTGGTTTAAAATTCGAGGCTGTTTTCACCATAACCGACCTTCAAAATCACCTCAAAACTTTAGCGTAATTTTTTTAGGCCGGTTTATTTAAAAAACCGGCTTTCTCAATTACCCCAACAAAGCTTTAATATTTTTTGCTTCCCGCCACCTCGGCAAAAAAGCACCATGAACCGTTGCCGGATAATCGCTAGAAGTTGCCTCTCCAGCAAAAAATAACCGGTTACTCACCGGCTTTGCCAAAGCCTCTCTAGGCGCCATTGTTGCCCCCACCGGCACATAAGAATAAGCCCCAAAAGAAAACCAACCTTGAATTTATTGCATTCTTAAAATCCTCTCCCGATTAGCAATATTATTTACCTCGCAAAAAAACACCCTGTGTAAATCGGCTGCCGGTTTTCGAGGCTGTGGTTGCTCAAACCTTAACCTCTTAACAGCTTTGTTATCAAATAACAACAGCCGGTTTTGTTAAAAATTACCAATCCAATCCCTTCTTGTGTAAATTCTCTTCCGTCGCCTGCATTTGCTCCATCGTTTCTCCTGCAACAATCCCGTAAATTTCGGTGTAAATATTTCCGTACTTTGCTTTTTCTAGGGCAGACAAAATGATAAAATCTTTGCTTTCTAGTTCAGGTTTCAAAGTAGTGAGAATCGATTCCAGCGTCCCAGATATCCGATAATCACTTGAATACTTAGCCACCTGTTTTCCCTCTTTTAATAACCGATGGCGCTGCAAGCAAAGAGGCGTGGAACCATTAACGCGAAAATTGGCATCAATGACATAAAATTGCCCATCTTTATCTTCCAGCACATCGAAACCAATAACCCCGAAATAACCCTGCTTTCTAGCAGACTCACCCATAGCAGCAATCATCTCAAAAAAAGGCGTCAAATCTTGGGAATAGTCAATCACTCCCCCTAAATAATTGCCATCTTCTGTAACAAGTTGACCTGTGGTGCCAATCAACTTTATCTCTCCCTCCTTGCTGACATAAAACTGCACGCAGTAATTCTTTTCAACATCCGCCACGAACTCGGAAATAATGATCGTATCCAGCAATTTTATCTCAAGATATTTCCTGACTTCTTCCAAACAGTAGTTTAAATCGCTGGGGTTTTTAATAATATAAGTGCCTTCTCCTGATAGCCCGTGCGATGTTTTAATTAAATAAGGGAATTGCTCAGGTAAATTAATGCTTTCTAGGCTGACTTCGTGCAAATTGTAGGTTGAGTATTTCGGGCATTGCACCCCCATTTCCGCTAGGCTTGCTTTGCTGAGCAAATGGTAGTGGCTATCCGGATTAACTGCGTGCTTTTCTGGTGCGAGGTTATCAAAGGGAAATAAAGTAATGAGTTTGTCAAACTGCTCACTTTGGCTGAGATCCTCCAGATAAGTTGAGCAGTCTAACATAGCCATACTGGCATCACTAAAACCCAAATATTCCTGCCAGTAATTAATTAACGACTTGGGCGGATCTATAATCACAATCCCCGGAACCTTATCACCCAAAACTGCCAAATTTTTCCAAGGTTCCTTTTGACAAATTTTGTCGAAGGAAGTTTTGGTGGCTTCGCTACTTCCGTCTTGAATAAAGTATTTTTTTCTGTTGGGATAAGCCGCCCATTTGGCAGTCGCGGGGTAATTGAGGATGAATCCATACCGGCCATCGCTGATGTCTTTAGCGAAGAGTTCGGATAAAGAAGCTCCTTCAAAGTAATTAAAGTTCGAGGTGGAATTCATAGAAAAATCGCCGTTAATTTTAATTACAGGGTTAGGTTATTTTTTCTTGGTAAAGGCCGCTATTTCTTCCATGTCTGAGGTTTTATAAGCTACTGCCATGTCAGATGAATTATGAGCCCAGCCTACTCGTCCTTGCTGGTCTAAAAGAATGCAGCCGGCCTCTCCTTTCACTCTGGATTTTAGAACATTAATAGCCATTTCTGCTGCTTCGTCTGGATCTCTATCATCGTTGAGGAAATCAATGGCAGTTTTAGCCAAAACAACTGGGATAATTGACTCACCATCCCCCGTCGTTGAGCAAGCGCCAAGCTGATTATCTGCAAACAAACCAGAACCGACCAATGCAGTATCTCCAACACGACCGGCTGGCTGATTCATGGTACCGCCGGTAGAGGTACCCGCCGCTAAATTGCCGTTGCTATCTAAAGCTACACAGCCAACAGTATTAGGCCGGTCTTTAACCTCTACTTCTTCCTCCCATTCTTCCCGTAGCTCGTCGGCAACTAAATCGTCTTTGTTGCACATCTCAAGGCCATTTTCTACGGCAAACTTTTCTGCATTTCTTGACACCAGCAGCGTTGGTCTTTTATCCATCAATTTTTTCGCTGCTGAAATCGGATGGCGTACACCTTGAACAGCGGCGACCGCTCCCCAGCGTAAATTAGAGCCGTCCATAATCGCCGCGTCTAGTTCTACTTCGCCGTTGGTGTTGAGAACTGAGCCAAAACCGGCATTAAACGTCTGATCTGTTTCCAAAACCTGGATCGCAGCCTCAACTGCTTCTGCGGCTGTACCGCCGTTTTTCAGCACGGCCCAACCAGCCTCGACGGCTGCCGTGCAGCCGACATTGTTGGCGTCTACCTTCTCTTCTGAGATGGTTTTTGCTCCGCCGTGAACAATAATTCCTATTGGCATAAATTTGGTTTTATTCTTTATTTATTGTGGCCGGTATGCTCAACTTAAAAATGTTTTTTCAACCGGCTTCTGTATATTTATTTTTAGCAAATTTGGTTTTTATTTCATCTATCCCCAGACATAAACCAGAGGATGCTGTGATAGCTGGTACGGTGATATTTTCTATTTCTTAAGATTAATTATGAACTCGTTTTTCCGATCCCTCAGCCATCCTAAAAACGCGCTGATTCGAGGGTAGTTGTCATATTTAAAAAAGGGCAGCGAATTAAAATCCTCATCCTCATGCGGTTAAATTTGCCACCCATATAAAAACAAAAAAGAGGCCGTTTATACTTCCTCTTCTTCCTCTTCTTCCTCGGAATAAATTTCCTCTAAAACTGCCTCAATAATCTCTTTAAGTTCCGCCTGGGAATATCCCAAACGCTTACCTAAAGCGCCCACATATTGAACTTCTTCCTTTGCGAGTTCCCCATCTGCTTCCGCCATCAGTACCGCGAGGGTAACGGCATCTTCTGCAAAATCTTCTGGCAGTGCTTCAATTGCAGTATTAAACAAACCACCAAGACTTCCGCTTTCTTGAAGAATAGAGTAAATTTTTTCTGAGCAAGCCTCCACTGCTTTCGTATCTGTAAGTTCTGCACCTTCCATATAAGCAGAGAGCATTTCGATTTCTTCTTCTGAAGGTTTACCGTCTGCAAATATTTGGATAGTCCCCAGAGCAATCAGGGCTTCAATTGGGTTGAGTTCGCCTGCGTATTGTTCTTTACTTGTGATGATTTTATCGTATTTTCCCATTGTCTTTAACTCCTCAACAAATTTTCTCAACCTTAGCACAAGGTTTTTGAAGACAAGGGGATTTTTCCAAATAATTTTATTTTTATTTTCTAAATATTATATGCAGGAGGCCGGTTTAGAAAGGTGGGCTTTGCCCACCCTCCAAATTTAACCTAACACCGGCTCTTTTGCCAAAAACTTCTCTAATTCTTCCAAAGCATCCGCATCAACTTTTGTTTGCATTGGGCAGAATTTCGGGCCACACATCGAACAGAATTCTGCCGTTTTATAGATATCCGCCGGCAGTGTTTCGTCGTGATATTCGCGGGCGCGATCTGGATCAAGAGATAATTCAAACTGACGATTCCAGTCAAAATTATAACGAGCGCGAGACAATTCATCATCGCGATCTCTTGCCCCTTGCCGGTGGCGAGCAATATCAGCAGCGTGGGCCGCAATTTTATAGGCAATTAAGCCATTGCGGACATCTTCAGCATTTGGTAAACCCAGGTGTTCTTTTGGTGTTACATAGCAAAGCATGGCGGTACCATACCAGCCGGCCATTGCTGCACCAATAGCAGAGGTAATATGGTCATAACCGGGAGCAATATCTGTTACCAATGGCCCCAAAACATAGAAAGGTGCTTCTGAGCATTCTTCCATTTGTTTTTTGACATTAAACTCAATTTGATCCATCGGTACATGACCCGGCCCTTCTACCATAACTTGCACGTTATGTTCCCAAGCTTTGCGAGTTAATTTACCGAGGGTTTTCAGTTCGGCAAGTTGGGCTTCATCGGAGGCGTCGTGAGTGCAACCAGGCCGCAAAGAGTCGCCTAAACTAAACGAGACATCATATTTTTTAAAAATTTCGATGATGTCGTTAAAGTGGGTGTAAAGCGGGTTTTGCTTGTGGTGATGCAACATCCATCTTGCAATAATGCCGCCGCCGCGAGACACAATGCCGGTGAGACGATTTTTCACCAAGGGCAGGTATTCTATTAAGATGCCGGCGTGGATAGTCATGTAATCCACACCTTGCTGGGCGTGTTTTTCAATGACGTGCAAAAAGTCATCGGGAGTCAAGTTTTCCATGCGCCCATGTACGCTTTCTAGGGCTTGATAAATTGGTACAGTACCAATCGGAACCGGTGAAGCGTTGATAATGGCGGTGCGAATTTCATCTAGGTTGCCGCCGCCGGTGGACAAGTCCATGACGGTATCTGCGCCATATTTAACAGAGAGGCGAAGTTTTGCCAATTCTTCCTCAATATCAGAAGAATTTGGGGAGGCGCCGATATTTGCATTAACCTTGCAGTTGGAGGCAATGCCAATGCACATCGGTTCTAAGTTGGTGTGGTTGATGTTGGCGGGAATAATCATTCGTCCCCGTGCAACTTCGTCTCGTACTAACTCCACCGGCAAGTTTTCCCGCTTTGCAACATAGTGCATTTCTTCGGTGATGATGCCGGTTCGGGCATAGTGCATTTGTGAAACATTGCTTTGCCCGCGCCGTTTGGCAACCCATTCTGAACGCATATTTTTTTTACCTCGATAAACAGCTTCCCTCCGCCGGTATTACCCGGACTCAGGTTTTAAGGGTTTGTTCTCAGCCCGCTATGTGCGGACACCCCTAGCTCTGATTGAGGATTTTATCACCTTTTTTTGCCAAAAATTCCTAGCCCTCAGCAAATCTTAATTGATCAAATCCCAGAAGTTGGGCCGGCTGCCTGCCTATTTTTCAAAAGATTAAGTTTTGATAAGCTAAATTGACAGAATGATTTAGGGTTTTTAAAACACCGGCCCCTAACAGGAAAATAAATATTTTGACATCAAAATTCCGAAATCAAAAAGTTAGGTGTACTACCTTATAAACTCCATCAAAACCGGCATTTAATATTGATTTTGAGCCGAGGATTTGCTTAGGTTTTTGAGAACAGAGTTGCCAGAAATTATTGGAGATGGGGAAAGGGGCCGGCCCACAAGCTTTTGAGTTGGGGAAGTTGTCAGGCTTGGGGGCGAACAAACTTTTATCGACATGGATATTGAAATCTTTAGGCAATCTCAGTCAGATTTTCCCTAACGGATGTATATTTACAATCACCGGCTTTTTGACAGCTATCATCGGATGAGTGATAGGTTTTGCAGTTTTGCGAGACTCGGAATTCAACTAGCGAACGGCACAACATGGCCTGACGCAGTGGACAAAAGAATTTCCTACCTTGAATCTGCGGGACTATCAAAAGCAGTGGAGGGAAAGCAAAGTGGCAAAAGGCATGGATTTCTATATTGTGAGTTGTTATGGCCCAATCACCCGACCAGCAAAACTATTATTTTCTCAGTGAAGCCGTCCGTACTGGCATTCACAAACCCATCTTGGCTGCACTCTACAAAGCACACAACCAACCGGCCCTCAAAGACGGACAAACCGGCCTGGGCATCTCACCGGCCAACCGAATCCGCCTAGAGCAGCTTAACACCCTAAGCGAACAAATCCAATATGCAGCCAATACCCTCCGCAGCCTC
This genomic window from Ancylothrix sp. D3o contains:
- the pyrE gene encoding orotate phosphoribosyltransferase — protein: MNDLCVASADLTTLRRQLLDLFCKLAYREGDFLLSSGQRSSYYINGKLVTLHPQGALATGRLILSMLPQDTEAVAGLTLGADPVVTAVSVVSAYENRPIPALIIRKEAKGHGTQAYIEGPVLPAGAKVVVLEDVVTTGASAMKAVERLRDAGYTADQVISLIDRQQGGAEFYQSVGLKFEAVFTITDLQNHLKTLA
- a CDS encoding isoaspartyl peptidase/L-asparaginase family protein; translation: MPIGIIVHGGAKTISEEKVDANNVGCTAAVEAGWAVLKNGGTAAEAVEAAIQVLETDQTFNAGFGSVLNTNGEVELDAAIMDGSNLRWGAVAAVQGVRHPISAAKKLMDKRPTLLVSRNAEKFAVENGLEMCNKDDLVADELREEWEEEVEVKDRPNTVGCVALDSNGNLAAGTSTGGTMNQPAGRVGDTALVGSGLFADNQLGACSTTGDGESIIPVVLAKTAIDFLNDDRDPDEAAEMAINVLKSRVKGEAGCILLDQQGRVGWAHNSSDMAVAYKTSDMEEIAAFTKKK
- the thiC gene encoding phosphomethylpyrimidine synthase; this translates as MRSEWVAKRRGQSNVSQMHYARTGIITEEMHYVAKRENLPVELVRDEVARGRMIIPANINHTNLEPMCIGIASNCKVNANIGASPNSSDIEEELAKLRLSVKYGADTVMDLSTGGGNLDEIRTAIINASPVPIGTVPIYQALESVHGRMENLTPDDFLHVIEKHAQQGVDYMTIHAGILIEYLPLVKNRLTGIVSRGGGIIARWMLHHHKQNPLYTHFNDIIEIFKKYDVSFSLGDSLRPGCTHDASDEAQLAELKTLGKLTRKAWEHNVQVMVEGPGHVPMDQIEFNVKKQMEECSEAPFYVLGPLVTDIAPGYDHITSAIGAAMAGWYGTAMLCYVTPKEHLGLPNAEDVRNGLIAYKIAAHAADIARHRQGARDRDDELSRARYNFDWNRQFELSLDPDRAREYHDETLPADIYKTAEFCSMCGPKFCPMQTKVDADALEELEKFLAKEPVLG
- a CDS encoding tellurite resistance TerB family protein, coding for MGKYDKIITSKEQYAGELNPIEALIALGTIQIFADGKPSEEEIEMLSAYMEGAELTDTKAVEACSEKIYSILQESGSLGGLFNTAIEALPEDFAEDAVTLAVLMAEADGELAKEEVQYVGALGKRLGYSQAELKEIIEAVLEEIYSEEEEEEEEV
- a CDS encoding FAD-dependent oxidoreductase encodes the protein MQGWFSFGAYSYVPVGATMAPREALAKPVSNRLFFAGEATSSDYPATVHGAFLPRWREAKNIKALLG
- a CDS encoding HNH endonuclease signature motif containing protein, whose protein sequence is MSAKREISGKCQQCGVSIHRKYVYCAECRQAREFGNRTLSDVICKTNKASKYCRVREHARKLYQNIGTCEVCGYNKHVEICHIQALKDFDVSALVGEVNHRSNIAVLCPNCHWELDNGLLNL
- a CDS encoding ATP-grasp domain-containing protein, giving the protein MNSTSNFNYFEGASLSELFAKDISDGRYGFILNYPATAKWAAYPNRKKYFIQDGSSEATKTSFDKICQKEPWKNLAVLGDKVPGIVIIDPPKSLINYWQEYLGFSDASMAMLDCSTYLEDLSQSEQFDKLITLFPFDNLAPEKHAVNPDSHYHLLSKASLAEMGVQCPKYSTYNLHEVSLESINLPEQFPYLIKTSHGLSGEGTYIIKNPSDLNYCLEEVRKYLEIKLLDTIIISEFVADVEKNYCVQFYVSKEGEIKLIGTTGQLVTEDGNYLGGVIDYSQDLTPFFEMIAAMGESARKQGYFGVIGFDVLEDKDGQFYVIDANFRVNGSTPLCLQRHRLLKEGKQVAKYSSDYRISGTLESILTTLKPELESKDFIILSALEKAKYGNIYTEIYGIVAGETMEQMQATEENLHKKGLDW